A region of the Candidatus Marsarchaeota archaeon genome:
CTATGAGCTTTGAGTCTGTCATGTTGCCTCCCTTCACCAGGTAAGAGCCCACGTCCTTGTATCCGACCTCAATCGCCTTGAGCACGCTCATGACGTTCTTGACGTCTATCTGCTCCTTTACGTACTCGAACAAAAGCCCCTCGTTGCCCGTGTAGAAGCGGAGCGCGGCCTTAAGCCTCTCGTAGTACGCCAGGTCGAGCGCCACAACCATCTCCGATATGTCGCCAGTCTTCAGCGTCTGGTCGAGGAACTTGAGCAGTATTGTGCCGTAGCCGTGCCTGGCCAGCGCATCGACGACGCCCTCTATGTCCTTCTGGGCTATTATCGCTTTGTATTCCTCCATGCTTATAGGGCCGCTTATCACGCCCACAGGCACGTTCCTGTGGACCATTAGGAACATCTCCGTGCTCTCAACGCTGTAGTTGAGCTTCTTAGACGAGAGTATGAGCTTTATGTTCTCAACGTCGTACCTGCTCGTATACGCCACAACGAAGTCGCGCGCCAACGGCGGCAACGCTATATAGGCATTCCTCACTGTGTTCATGGCATGCGAATTTAGCACGACCTCCACCAGGTCGGCGCCCTTGTAAAGCCCTGAGAACGCGTCTATCTCCTTCCTGTAGGTTGTGCCGCTCAACGCCTTCAGGAACTCGTCAGGCTCCTTCTGCTCCAGCTGCTCTATGAAGTCGCCTGTCAAGAAGCTTGTCATTAGCACCCTGAGCTGGCCGTATTTGCCAGTATAAGTCGAGTCCACGAACTCACTTCTTGCCTCTTTTGGCACCGCCCTTTATCAGCTTCACGAGCTCCAGCGCCACCTTGCCGTGCAGCCCCTGGAGTATTGCCTCGAGCGTGTAGTCGACTTCGCGCTTGCCGTCAATGGAAGAGCCCTTGAGGCCGCCTGCGAACCTGTCCTTGGCCTTGGCGACCTTGAAGCCCTTCCCGTCCTGCTTGATGAGCTGCATGTCGCCCTCCTGCACGTACAGCGTGCAGCCTTCGCCCAGCTCCCCGGCGGCCTTCTGCGCGAGTGCTGCAAGCAGTTTCCTGTATGCTGGGCTCTTCGCATACTTCTGGAGATTGCCGCGTATTGAGTCGATGGCCTTGCTCACTCTCTTGTTCACCTCGGCGCTGTATTCCATCTTCGCCGCTATGCTGGCTTTTGACAGCTCCCTTGTGGCCAATTGCTTCGCATCGCTTTCGGCCTTTGCGGAATATTCCTGCATTATGCTCTGCGCCTTGGCCTCGGCTTCGGCACGTATGCTATCAGCTTCGCCCTTGGCTTCGTCCGTTATGCGCTTGACGCTCTCCTTGGTAGTCCTGTTTATGTTCTCCAGGATGTCTTCGAGTCCCATCTTAAGCACTTGGACGGTTCAAAG
Encoded here:
- a CDS encoding V-type ATPase subunit encodes the protein MDSTYTGKYGQLRVLMTSFLTGDFIEQLEQKEPDEFLKALSGTTYRKEIDAFSGLYKGADLVEVVLNSHAMNTVRNAYIALPPLARDFVVAYTSRYDVENIKLILSSKKLNYSVESTEMFLMVHRNVPVGVISGPISMEEYKAIIAQKDIEGVVDALARHGYGTILLKFLDQTLKTGDISEMVVALDLAYYERLKAALRFYTGNEGLLFEYVKEQIDVKNVMSVLKAIEVGYKDVGSYLVKGGNMTDSKLIEMASKKIDDLRNDMPFKVDEAFEVYKRDPYLTYFEAALRSAMLRKYLKLFDESAISLAYIMAYIIRAEIERDELRLAWTNRYYGVSKERIENLKVLKHLQ
- a CDS encoding V-type ATP synthase subunit E family protein, whose protein sequence is MGLEDILENINRTTKESVKRITDEAKGEADSIRAEAEAKAQSIMQEYSAKAESDAKQLATRELSKASIAAKMEYSAEVNKRVSKAIDSIRGNLQKYAKSPAYRKLLAALAQKAAGELGEGCTLYVQEGDMQLIKQDGKGFKVAKAKDRFAGGLKGSSIDGKREVDYTLEAILQGLHGKVALELVKLIKGGAKRGKK